One Candidatus Nitrososphaera evergladensis SR1 genomic window carries:
- a CDS encoding pyridoxal-phosphate dependent enzyme, with translation MQGQDEVNNVDDSLLLHFEQEIRSKVPHLGEKPGDAKTAATIINATPLVDITKDLKECAKNVFGLDLADKSLRVFGKFDSDLLAGSIKVRPAVQIIHDAIATGKLKRGQTIFEATSGNFGIALGQISKLGIDVVALVSRKLQEGVFDELRNENTRIINLDMDICPAPGMKGNASLMAAKATASNVRAQLTELGFDPAIFDKSRSEVEAILASQDIINLAKLLAKIYGGFCPEQYDNELNIEVHRTITAAELDQQLREQGVALSESRIVCTFGTGGTSGGLSRYMMEKYGKKSVHVVFPLGDQDVAGIRTKGKASGLKFYEPDRYAGQHEADFRQAKRLLKFFVDKGYDMGESSALALYAVVQMANFGMSDSFIVMIADGIQKYRKSLEAMKEEKQQRSLQVPLQEAVSNIGNYDRVVWIHTMYTPRKEGIELIAKSLGVDESKIFVPTAREVEQLLMTQQVPKEMEKSLGGANAKPLLVCMMGNTSLRVAEVLAQKGIVAESLNGGISALSEGKGKQLPELVRMATE, from the coding sequence TTGCAAGGACAGGACGAAGTAAACAACGTCGATGACTCGCTACTTTTGCATTTTGAGCAAGAGATCCGGAGCAAGGTTCCTCACCTAGGAGAGAAACCTGGCGATGCAAAGACAGCGGCTACAATAATCAACGCAACTCCGCTTGTCGACATCACCAAAGACCTGAAGGAATGCGCAAAAAATGTGTTCGGTCTGGACCTTGCTGACAAATCACTGAGGGTTTTCGGCAAGTTCGATTCGGACCTGCTGGCAGGCTCCATCAAAGTAAGGCCGGCAGTCCAGATAATCCATGATGCCATCGCTACCGGGAAGCTCAAGCGCGGGCAGACGATATTTGAAGCGACTTCGGGCAACTTTGGGATTGCCCTGGGGCAAATCTCCAAGCTGGGCATAGATGTTGTTGCCCTTGTCTCCAGAAAGCTTCAGGAAGGGGTGTTCGACGAGCTGAGAAACGAAAATACGCGCATCATCAATCTCGACATGGACATCTGCCCTGCTCCGGGAATGAAGGGAAATGCAAGCCTCATGGCCGCCAAGGCGACAGCCTCAAACGTTCGCGCACAGCTCACCGAATTGGGGTTTGACCCTGCAATTTTCGACAAGTCGCGCTCCGAGGTGGAAGCGATCCTGGCGAGCCAGGACATAATAAACCTGGCAAAGCTGCTTGCAAAGATCTATGGCGGCTTTTGCCCTGAACAGTACGACAACGAGCTGAACATTGAAGTGCACAGAACCATAACAGCTGCAGAACTAGACCAGCAATTGCGTGAACAAGGAGTTGCGCTGTCAGAGTCCAGAATCGTCTGCACGTTTGGCACGGGCGGCACCTCCGGCGGCCTGAGCAGGTACATGATGGAGAAATACGGCAAAAAGTCCGTGCACGTAGTCTTTCCACTTGGCGATCAGGATGTCGCAGGGATAAGGACAAAAGGCAAGGCATCGGGTCTAAAGTTTTACGAGCCTGACAGGTATGCAGGACAGCATGAAGCGGATTTCAGGCAGGCAAAACGCCTGCTAAAGTTTTTCGTGGACAAAGGGTACGACATGGGGGAAAGCAGCGCCCTAGCGCTTTACGCCGTGGTACAGATGGCGAACTTTGGCATGAGTGATAGCTTTATCGTGATGATCGCAGACGGGATCCAAAAGTACAGAAAAAGCCTTGAAGCGATGAAGGAAGAAAAACAACAAAGGAGTTTGCAGGTTCCCCTGCAAGAAGCTGTCTCCAACATCGGAAATTATGACCGGGTTGTCTGGATTCACACGATGTATACCCCGCGCAAAGAAGGGATAGAGCTCATCGCAAAGTCGCTGGGCGTTGATGAAAGCAAGATCTTTGTTCCAACGGCCAGAGAGGTGGAGCAGTTATTGATGACCCAGCAAGTGCCCAAGGAGATGGAAAAATCATTGGGAGGCGCCAATGCAAAGCCATTGCTTGTCTGCATGATGGGAAACACTTCTCTCAGGGTAGCTGAAGTGCTTGCGCAGAAGGGCATCGTGGCTGAAAGTTTGAATGGCGGGATATCAGCCCTTTCTGAAGGGAAAGGCAAGCAGTTGCCCGAATTGGTGCGAATGGCTACCGAATAA
- a CDS encoding tRNA (guanine(10)-N(2))-dimethyltransferase, translating into MDGFVETVEGRTRLLVPALSLTERVPPKVPAFFNPAAKQSRDLSILAYRAFAPRLKEKTLADGFTGIGARALRVAVEVPEIEQVFANDANPTAIEAAKRSAELNGVSEKCRFSINEVCKFLMKGNDSEERFGIVDLDPFGTPARHVDCVLRAALDDGLVSITATDTAVLCGVYPKVCLRRYYGRPLNNSYGNETALRLLTSLIALTASRLELAIKPVFSHATMHYLRVYAQVSVSSSEANDVYANIGYVMHCFNCGNRLATREYDGTVKCELCQKKLRIGGQLWTGQLHEKEFVAKMKEQAGNDEKSKKVLDAALDEIDHVPYYFKADEISSKLRTNPHSIPKIIEKLQAAGYRASKTPLNFGAFKTDARLDRIIDVLR; encoded by the coding sequence ATGGACGGCTTTGTCGAGACAGTGGAGGGCAGGACGAGACTGCTAGTGCCAGCGCTGTCTCTGACAGAAAGGGTGCCGCCCAAGGTCCCCGCCTTTTTCAACCCTGCGGCAAAGCAGAGCCGCGACCTCTCAATACTTGCGTACCGCGCCTTTGCGCCCCGGCTAAAGGAAAAGACGCTTGCAGACGGCTTTACGGGGATTGGCGCCCGCGCCCTCCGCGTGGCGGTGGAGGTGCCAGAGATAGAGCAGGTGTTTGCCAATGACGCAAATCCGACAGCGATTGAAGCTGCCAAAAGATCTGCAGAACTTAACGGCGTCTCTGAAAAATGCCGCTTCTCCATCAACGAAGTCTGCAAGTTCTTGATGAAGGGAAACGACAGCGAGGAGCGCTTTGGAATCGTCGACCTCGACCCGTTTGGAACGCCTGCGCGCCACGTCGACTGCGTCCTTCGCGCTGCTCTTGACGACGGCCTGGTCTCGATAACCGCGACTGATACTGCCGTCCTCTGCGGCGTCTATCCCAAAGTGTGCCTGCGCCGCTACTACGGCCGGCCGCTGAACAACAGCTATGGCAACGAGACTGCGCTGCGCCTGCTCACGTCGCTGATAGCGCTCACCGCTTCAAGGCTAGAGCTTGCAATAAAGCCGGTGTTTTCGCACGCCACGATGCACTACCTGCGGGTGTACGCGCAGGTATCGGTCAGCTCTAGCGAGGCAAACGACGTTTATGCAAACATCGGCTACGTGATGCACTGCTTTAACTGCGGCAACAGGCTTGCAACCCGCGAGTATGACGGAACCGTCAAGTGCGAGCTGTGCCAGAAAAAGCTCCGCATTGGAGGCCAGCTGTGGACTGGACAACTGCACGAAAAAGAGTTTGTCGCAAAAATGAAAGAGCAGGCAGGCAACGACGAGAAAAGCAAAAAAGTCCTTGACGCGGCCCTCGATGAGATCGACCATGTGCCGTACTACTTCAAGGCAGACGAGATTTCTTCAAAACTGAGGACAAACCCTCATTCAATCCCAAAGATAATTGAAAAGCTGCAAGCCGCCGGCTACAGGGCGTCAAAGACGCCTCTCAACTTTGGAGCTTTTAAAACAGACGCAAGGCTAGACCGGATAATCGACGTGCTCAGGTAG